The following is a genomic window from Amycolatopsis acidiphila.
GGCGGCAGGCCGCGGACGACGCCGGGATCGGTTTCGTCCGCATCGGCTCGGCCGGTGCGCGCGACGCGTACGGCGACTGGGGGAGGCTCTCCGGCATCGACGAGGACGGCTGCCTGCTCGTCCGGCCCGACGGCTACATCGCCTGGCGCAGCCCGAAGCTGGCACGCGGGCAAGCGGATGCGTTGGCACAGGCCATTTCCCGCGTTCTCCACCGGTAACGAGGCGGAACTCGCGTTTTCCGGCGAACGTTTCCGGACCTCGCCGTTTTGTCGGTGCCTCCTGGCATAGTGGCGGTAAGTCCACGAGCCAAGGGAGTAGAAGTGTCCATTGTAGTCGTCAAGCAAGTTCTTCGGCAGCAGGAATCTCGTTGTGCGGCGCGTGGTTCCTCTCCAGTTGGATGGGCAGGTGCGGGTTCACGACCCCCGTCGGTGCGTCCATTCGGGCGACGGGCGCCTGCATCGGACGGCGTAGGCGGCTGCGGGGGCAGGCCGCCGTGACGAGGTGACGATCCCTCGCGGTGCACAAGTCTTTGATCAAATTTCCGGTCGGTGCCGAATCAGAATGGAGGTGTGCGAAGGGATACGACGACGAACTCACGTCTTCCGCACCGCGGCTACCTAGATTGTCCGTTCAGGGACCTCGGGACCGGAGGAGACGTGACCGGCGAAGGCGAGCTGCTCGCAGGACGGTACCGGCTGCTGTCCCGCATCGGCCGTGGGTCGATGGGCGTCGTGTGGCAGGCGCGGGACGAGCGCCTGGACAGGATCGTCGCGGTCAAGGAGCTTGTGCTCGGCGACGGTGTGGGCGACGAGGCCGCTCAGCAGGCGGTGCGACGCGCCGTCCGCGAGGGGCGGCTTGCCGCGCGGTTGCGGCATCCGCACGCCATCACTGTGCACGACGTGGTGGAGCACGACGGGAAACCGTGCCTCGTCATGGAGTTCCTGCCGTCGCAAAGCCTGGCCGCGCTGGCTGCGGAGGCTGAGACGTCGGGCGAGCGCGGTGGCTTGGCTACTGGCGGTGGTGCGCGGTCCGTCGATCCTGGTGTGCTGGCTGCTGGTGGTGGCGCGCGGTCCGTCGATCCTGGTGTGCTGGCTGCTGGCCGTGGCGCGCGGTCCGTCGACCCCGGTGGGCTGGCTGCTGGCCGTGGCGCGCGGTCCGTCGACCCCGGTGGGCTGGCTGCTGGCGGTGGCGCGCGGTTCGCCGACCCCGGTGGGCTGTCTGCCGGCGGCGGTGCGCGGTCCCTCGACCCTGGTGCGCTGTCTGCTGGACGTCCCGGCTTCTCCGGCGAGTCCGGTGGGTCCTCCAGCGATCCGGCGGGTCGGCTGCCGATCCCGGTGGGTTGGCTGCTGGCGCTGATGGGCGGTCCGTCGATCCCGGCTGCCCGCCTGCCGACCGTGGCGGGTCGCCTGCCGGTGCCGGTGGGCTGGCTGCCGAGGACCGGGCGCGGTCCCTCGACCCTGGTGCGGTGCCTGCCGTCGACGGGGCGTTGACCGACCGTGGTGGGTCTGCTGGCGAGCGTCGAGGGCCGGGCGGTGGTCGCGGTGGGCTGTCACCTCAGTACGTGGCCGGCATCGGCGCCCAGGTAGCGGCCGCCCTTGCGGCGGCGCACGCCGAGGGAATCGTGCACCGCGACGTGACGCCGAGCAATGTCCTGGTGACGCACAACGGAACGGCGAAGCTCGCCGACTTCGGAATCTCTCGCGCGGTCGGCGAGGGCACGTTCACGGACGGTGGTGTCATCGCGGGCACTCCGGCGTTTCTAGCGCCGGAGGTCGCGGGCGGAGCGGATGCCGTCTTCGCGTCCGACGTCTTCTCGTTGGGGGCGACGTTGTACGCCGCCGTGGAGGGCACGCCGCCGTTCGAGCGCGACGAGAACCCCTACGCGCTCCTGCAACGCGTGGCGAGAGGTGAGATCAGGCCGCCGCGGCAGGCCGGTCTGCTCGCTGACGTGCTGAACCGGATGCTGCGGCCGGACCCTGTCGAGCGACCGGGGATGGACGAGGTCGGGGAGGCGTTGACGGCGGTCGCGGCGGGCAAGCCCGTGCCCCCGCCACGGGATCCGACCTTGTTGCTGCCCACGCGACGCGGACCGTCGCGGCGGCTGCTGGTCGCCGGGGTCAGCGCGGTGGCGCTGGTCGCGGCCGGTGTCCTCATCGGCAGCGTGATCAACGGCGCCGACCGCCCAGCGAGTGCCGGCGCCGCGCCGGCCACCACCGCACAAGTGCCGCCGAGCCGGGCAACACCCCCGAATCCGGCGCAGCCGAGCGTGCCGCCGAGCCGGGCAACACCGAGCCGGGCAACACCGCCGAATCCGGCGCAGTCCAGCGGGGCCTCGGCGGGCACGAGTACCGCCGCGGCGCCGGTCTGCACCGCCTCCTACCGGGTCACGAACGCCTGGCCGGACGGGTACCAGGTCGAGGTGACCGTCCGCAACGAGGACGGCCGTGGGGTCACCGGCTGGGCGGTCAGCTGGCAACTGCCCCCGACCCACACGATCGTCAACCTGTGGGGCGGCATCCCCACCCGAGCCGGTTCGACCGTCACCGTCACGGATGCCGGCTACAACGCCGTCCTCGCTGCCAACGGCACGACGAGTTTCGGCTTCATAGCGAGCACTTCGGGCGACGGGCCCGCCCAGCCGGACCTCAGCTGTTCCCGGTCCTGAAGCTATCCCGCCGAGATGCCGCCGTCCACGGTGACGATCACGCCGGTCGTGTAAGCCGAACGGCCGGAGGCGAGGAAGGCGATGAGATCTGCGATCTCGCGCGGCTTGGCGGGACGGCCGAGCGGGAGGGACGACATGAACTCCTCGTACCGGTTCTCGTCGCCGAACTGCCTATCCGCGCGAGTTTTCATCAGCTTGACGATGCGTTCGGTCTCCACCGGCCCCGGGTTGACGCCGACGACGCGCACGCCCTCGCGCAGGCTGCGGCTACCCAGCGCGCGGGTGAACGCCATCAGCGCCGCGTTGCCGCTGCTGCCCGCGATGTAGTCGAAGTCGAACCGTTCCCCGGAGGCGCCGATGTTGTTCACGATGACGCCCCGCCCGCGCTCCTTCATCCGGGCATAGACCAGGCGGCTCAAGTTGACGTAGCCGAAGACCTTGAGCTCCCACGCGTGTCGCCACGTCGCCTCGTCGACAGTGTCGAGGCCGCCGCCGGGGATGTCGCCCGCGTTGTTGACGAGGATGTCCAGCTCCGGGACCGCGTCCGCGAGCCCGGCGAGGTCCGCCGGGTCGCGCAGGTCTGCGGCGTGCACGTGTACTTCCACCTCGTGCGCGGATCGCAGCTTTTCGGCGAGTTCGTCCAGTTTGGACTTGCCGCGCGCGGCCAGGTGCAGGGCGCAGCCCTCTTCGGCCAGCGCCTCGGCCGTCGCCGCGCCGATACCGGCGGAGGCGCCGGTGACCAGCGCGCGCTTCCCCCGAAGGTGGAGATCCATGGAGTTCCTTCGCTTGACAGTGCTGTTGGTTCGAGTCTTGCCAGAACCAACAGCACCGTCAAGATCCGCCGCGGCGCCGGCCCGTCACTCCGGCGTCAGCCATAGCACGCCCGCCGGAGGCAGCTGCAGCACAGCGGACGCCGGCATGCCGTGCCAAGGTGACGGCGCCGCCTCCACCATGCCGTAGTTGCCCACACCCGAACCGCCATAGATGTCGGCGTCGGTGTTCACCGCCTCGCGCCAGCGACCTGCCATCGGCAGGCCCACGCGGTAGTCGTGGTGCGGCGTCCCCGCGAAGTTGGCCACACACGCCAGTTTCGAGCCGTCCTCACCGATCCGGAGGAAGCTCACCACGTTGCCGTTCGCGTCGTTCGCGTCGATCCACTGGAAGCCCTCGGGCTTCGTATCGGCGCTGAACAACGCGGGGGACGACCGGTACACCCTGTTCAGATCCGACAGCAACCGCCGGATGCCCTGGTGCAGCGGCTGGTCCAGCAGGCCCCAGTCCAGCGACCGCTCCTCCGACCACTCCTGCTCCTGTCCGAACTCGCCACCCATGAACAGCAGCTGCTTGCCCGGGTGCGCCCACATGAACGCCAGCAGCGACCGCACCCCCGCGGCCTTGTTCCACGCGTCGCCCGGCATCCGGCTCCACAGCGAACCCTTGCCGTGCACCACCTCGTCGTGCGACAGCGGCAGCACGAAGTTCTCGCTCCAGGCGTACACGAGCGAGAACGTCATCTCGTTGTGGTGGTACGACCTGTGCACCGGCTCGTGGGCCAGGTAGTGCAGCGTGTCGTGCATCCAGCCCATGTTCCACTTGAACCCGAACCCGAGCCCGCCCAGATGCGTCGGCCGCGAGACGCCCGGCCACGCCGTCGACTCCTCGGCCACCATCACGACGCCGGGGTGTCGCTTGTAGACGGTCGCGTTCAGCTCCTGCAGGAACCGCACGGCATCCAGGTTCTCGCGCCCGCCGTACTGGTTCGGCACCCACTGCCCCTCCTGGCGCGAGTAGTCCAGGTACAGCATCGACGCGACCGCGTCCACGCGCAGCCCGTCGAGGTGGAACTCCTCCAGCCAGTACAGCGCGTTGGCCACCAGGAAGTTGCGCACCTCGTTGCGCCCGAAGTCGAACACGTACGTGCCCCAGTCCGGCTGCTCGCCACGCCGCGGGTCCGCGTGCTCGTACAGCGGCGTGCCGTCGAAGCGCGCCAGGGCCCAGCTGTCCTTGGGGAAGTGCGCCGGTACCCAGTCGACCAGCACCCCGATCCCGCGCTGGTGCAACCGGTCCACGAAGTACCGGAAGTCGTCCGGCGAGCCGAAGCGGGACGTCGGCGCGTAGTACGACGTGACCTGGTACCCCCACGAGCCGCCGAACGGGTGCTCGGCGATCGGCAGCAGCTCCACGTGCGTGAAACCGGTCTCCTGCACGTAGTCCGCCAGCTCGTCGGCCAGCTCCCGGTAGCCGAGCCCCTGGCGCCACGACCCGAGGTGCACCTCGTAGACGCTCATCGGCGCGTTCGTCCAGGTCGTGACCGCGCGCTCGGTCAGCCACTCGTCGTCGCCCCACTCGTAGGACGACTCGGCCACCACCGACGCCGTCTTCGGCGGCTTCTCCGTCGCGAACGCCAGCGGGTCCGCCTTCTCGTGCCAGTGCCCGTCGGCGCCGAGGATCCGGTACTTGTAGCAGCTGCCCACGGGCAGGCCCGGGATGAAGATCTCCCACACCCCGGACGAGCCGAGCGACCGCATCATGTGCGACCGGCCGTCCCAGCCGTTGAAGTCGCCGATCACCCGCACCCCGCGGGCGGTCGGCGCCCAGACCGCGAACGAAACTCCTTGCACCACGCCATGAGCGGTGTCGTACCTGCGCACGTGTGCCCCGAGCACGTCCCACAGCCGCTCGTGCCTGCCCTCACCGATCAGGTGCAGGTCCAGCTCGCCGACCGTGGGCAGCCAGCGGTACGGGTCGTCGAGCTCGACGACGTGCCCGTCGAGGTCGACCTCCAGGCGGTAGTCGCCGGGATGCTCCGGCACCGCGCCGGAGAACAGGCCGTCCACGACGCGCGTCAGCTCGAACTTGTGGTCCGCGGCCACGACCGTCACCGAGCGGGCGTGCGGCTGCAGCGCCCGGACGACCACCTGGCCCCCGGCGGTGTGCATGCCGAGGACCGAGTGCGGATCGTGGTGCGACCCCGCCAGCAGCCGGTCGATGTCCGCGGGGGCCGGGGCTCCGTCGGGCAGTTCGGTCACGGGTTACTCGCCTCCTGAGCTCATCCGCGCGATCGACGCGAGCGGCACGCTGAGCCATTCCGGCCGGTTCGCGTGTTCGTAGGCGACCTCGTAGACCGCCTTGTCCAGTTCCAGCGCCCGCAGCAGGTGCGCGTGCGAGCGGGGGTCGCCGATCGAGTCGCCGGCGTTCTTCGCGTAGCCGTCGCAGAACGAGGTGCGGTTGCGCCGCGCCCACTCCAGCGCCCGCTCGGTCAGCTTCGGGTCGTCCGGCTGCCCGACGAGCATCTGGTGCGCGGCGTAGTCGAACGAGCGCAGCATCCCCGCCACGTCCCGCAGCGGCGAGCGCAGTGCCGACCGTTCGCGCACCGGCGCGGCCGGCTCGCCCTCGAAGTCCAGCAGCAGCCAGCCGGTGACGGTCCGCAGCACCTGTCCCAGGTGCAGGTCGCCGTGGATGAACTGCATGGGGACCGGGCCCTCGACCTCGCGCACCTTCTCGAACGCGGCACGCAGGGCCGGGGCGTGCTCGCCGAGCTGCGGCACGACCTCGATCACCGCGTCGAGCCGGTCCGTCATGCCCTTCACGGTGCGGTCGAGCTCCTCGGCGTCCGCGAGCTGCTCGCCGAGCGCGCGCCGCAGGTCGTTGTGCACGGTCGCGACGGCCTGGCCCAGCCGCTGCGACTCACCCGCGAAGTCCCCGCCCACCTGGTCCGGCGGCAGCTCCGGGTCCGCCATCAGGTCGCGGACGCTGGTGGTGGCCATGGCCCAGCCGTCCACCGCGTCGGTCACGAACTTCTGCAGCATGCCGACCGTCGTCGGCTCGCCGTCCAGCTCGCCGGTGATGCTGCCCAGCAGGGGCGCGATGTGCTCGGACCCCTGCTCCTGCAGCGCCCGGTGCAGCCGCACGTCCGGGTTCTCCCCGGGCGAGAGCTTGCGGAACAGCTTCAGGATGTACTGGCTGCCGTAGACGAGTGAGGTGTTGCTCTGCTCCGAGGTGATCGGCCTGCCGCGCAGGCCGCCGGTCACCTCGGCGCCGGGCTCGTGCTCGAACTTCAGCGATCCCAGCTGGGCGCCCTCGGCGATGAGGTCCAGCAGGCGGCCGGTCACGTCGGCGTCCCCGCTGGCCTCGTAGCAGGGGCGGCCCTGCTCGGTGCCGAGCCAGCTCGAGCCCAGGTACTCGGGCAGCTGCTCCCTGCTGGCGACGAGCAGCTGGTAGGGCGCGGTCCGGTCGTCCTGGCGCACCTCGACGATCAGGTGCAGGAGCAGCGGGTCGCCCTCCAGCAGGGTCGTTCTGCTCATCGCGCGCACCGCGGTGATCGGGCGGTCCTTCCCGCCGAACCACCGCTGGGTGGGCAGCCACCTCGGGAGTTCGCGTACCAGGGATTCGATCAGTTCAGCCGAATCGTTCACCGTCAGTCACCTCGCCTCGCCTTCGCGTCCTCGTCCAGCAGCTGGAACCAGTAGAACCCGTGCCCTGGGAGCGTCAGCAGGTAAGGCAGCTCCCCGATGTCGGGGAACAGGACGCCACCGGTGAGCTCCATCGGTGTGCAGCCTTCGTGCTCGGCCAGGTTCAGCTCCACCGGCTGCGGGAACCGGGACAGATTGTTGACGCAGAGGACCACGTCCAGCCGCCCGTCGGGCCGTACCCAGGTGCGCTTGTAGGCCAGCACGCTCGGGTTGGACCCGCCGAGCTCGACGAACTCGCCCTCGGCGAAGGCGTGGTGCTGCTTGCGCACCTCGATCATCCGCCGGGTCCAGTTGAGCAGCGAGGAGGCGCTGTCACGCTGCGCCTCCACGTTGATCGCCTGGTAGCCGTAGATGGGGTCCATGATGACGGGCAGGTAGATCCGTCCCGGGTCGCAGACGGAGAAGCCCGCGTTCCGGTCCGGGGTCCACTGCATGGGCGTTCGCACCGCGTCGCGGTCTCCCAACCAGATGTTGTCGCCCATACCGATCTCGTCACCGTAGTACAGGACGGGCGAGCCCGGGAGGGAGAGCAGCATCGCCGTGAACAGCTCGAGCTGGTTCCGGTCGTTCTCCAGCAGCGGGGCCAGGCGCCGGCGGATGCCGATGTTGGCCTTCATCCGCGGGTCCTTGGCGTACTCCGCGTACATGTAGTCGCGCTCTTCGTCACTGACCATCTCGAGCGTCAGCTCGTCGTGGTTGCGCAGGAAGATGCCCCACTGCGCGTTGTCGGGGATCTTCGGCGTCTGGGCCAGGATCTCCGAGATCGGGAACCGCGACTCGCGGCGCACCGCCATGAAGATGCGCGGCATCAGCGGGAAGTGGAACGCCATGTGGCACTCGTCGCCGCCGGTGGCCGGGTCGCCGAAGTACTCCACGACATCGGAGGGCCACTGGTTCGCCTCGGCCAGCAGCACCCGGCCCGGGTACTCGTCGTCGACGACCTTGCGGCACTCCTTGAGGAACTCGTGGGTGCGCGGCAGGTTCTCGCAGTTGGTGCCTTCCTGCTCGTACAGGTAGGGCACGGCGTCGAGGCGGAAGCCGTCGATCCCGAGGTTGAGCCAGAACCTCAGGACGTCGATCATCGCTTCCTGCACCGCGGGGTTCTCGTAGTTGAGGTCCGGCTGGTGGGTGAAGAAGCGGTGCCAGTAGAACTGGCCGCGCACCGGGTCGTAGGTCCAGTTCGACGTCTCGGTGTCGACGAAGATGATGCGCGCGTCGGCGTACCGGGAGTCGTCGTCGCTCCACACGTAGAAGTCGCCGTAGGGCCCGTCGGGGTCCGAACGCGACTGCTGGAACCACGGATGCATGTCCGAGGTGTGGTTGAGCACCAGGTCGGTGATCACCCGGATGCCCCGCTTGTGCGCCTCGTCGAGCAGGTAGACGAAGTCCTCCACCGTGCCGAACTCGGGCAGCACCGCGCGGAAGTCGGAGATGTCGTACCCGCCGTCGCGCAGCGGCGAGGCGTAGAACGGCGGCAGCCACAGGCAGTCCACCCCGAGCCACTCGAGGTAGTCCAGCCTGCCCGCCAGGCCGCGCAGGTCGCCGGTGCCGTCACCGTTGGAGTCGGTGAACGCGCGCACCAGCACTTCGTAGAACACGGCGCCCTTGAACCACATCGGGTTGCTCGGGGCCTGTTCGGCCGACCGGAAATCGTCGGCCTGCGGCTCGACCAGCATGCCTTCCGCGGTCATCGCTTCGCCGGTGTGTGGCACACCGTCCAGCCCGAGGGCCGCATCGGGCCGGGGTTCTTCGTCCATCACTCCACCTCGTCCCACCCTGAATCCGGGTACGTCCCGGCCACCCCCGTGCGCATCGCCGGCACAGGGGCTGCACTCGACCCGCTCCTGTTGTCAGCCGGCCAGCCGTCGTTGCAGGCTCACCACGTGCGCCACCGCTCGCCACGGTTCGAGCCGCACGTAGTTGGCCTGGCCCCAGTCCCATGTCTCGCCGGTGACCTCGTCGTGCGCGATCAACCGGTCGTGCCAGCCGAAGCCGAGCGACGGCAGGTCCAGCCAGAGCGTGCCTTCCTCGGCACCGTAGGGGTTCAGGGTCGCCACGACGACGACGGTGTCACCGGTGGCGGGGTCCTGTTTCGAGTAGGCGATGAGGCCGCCGTTGTCGACGTGCTGGAAGCGCAGGGTGCGCATCTGCTGCAGGGCCGGATGCGCCCGGCGGACGGCGTTGAGCTTGGTCAGCCACGGTTCGAGCGAGCGGCCCTGGGCGAGCGCCCCCGCGAAGTCCCGGGGGCGCAGTTCGTACTTCTCGGAGTCGAGGTACTCCTCGCTGCCGTCGCGCACGGGCTGGCTCTCGTACAGCTCGTAGCCGGAGTAGACGCCCCACGACGGGGACATCGTCGCCGCGAGCGCGGCCCGCAGGGCGAACATGCCCGGGCCGCCCCGCTGCAGCGACTCGTGCAGGATGTCGGGGGTGTTGACGAACAGGTTGGGGCGGCCCATGTCCCAGTGCTCGACGAGGTCGACGCCGAACTCGACGAGCTCCTCCTTGGTGGTCCGCCAGGTGAAGTAGGTGTAGCTCTGGGTGAAGCCGAGTTTCGCCAGCCCCCACAGCCGCGCCGGCCGGGTGAACGCCTCGGACAGGAACAGCACGTCCGGATGCGCGTCCTTGACCGAGGAGATCAGCCAGGCCCAGAAGTCCGGCGGCTTGGTGTGCGGGTTGTCGACCCGGAAGATCCGCACCCCGTGCTCGACCCAGTGCAGCACCACGCGCAGCACCTCGTTGTAGATGCCCTGCGGGTCGTTGTCGAAGTTGACCGGGAAGATGTCCTGGTACTTCTTCGGCGGGTTCTCCGCGTAGGCGATCGTCCCG
Proteins encoded in this region:
- the glgB gene encoding 1,4-alpha-glucan branching protein GlgB, which gives rise to MTELPDGAPAPADIDRLLAGSHHDPHSVLGMHTAGGQVVVRALQPHARSVTVVAADHKFELTRVVDGLFSGAVPEHPGDYRLEVDLDGHVVELDDPYRWLPTVGELDLHLIGEGRHERLWDVLGAHVRRYDTAHGVVQGVSFAVWAPTARGVRVIGDFNGWDGRSHMMRSLGSSGVWEIFIPGLPVGSCYKYRILGADGHWHEKADPLAFATEKPPKTASVVAESSYEWGDDEWLTERAVTTWTNAPMSVYEVHLGSWRQGLGYRELADELADYVQETGFTHVELLPIAEHPFGGSWGYQVTSYYAPTSRFGSPDDFRYFVDRLHQRGIGVLVDWVPAHFPKDSWALARFDGTPLYEHADPRRGEQPDWGTYVFDFGRNEVRNFLVANALYWLEEFHLDGLRVDAVASMLYLDYSRQEGQWVPNQYGGRENLDAVRFLQELNATVYKRHPGVVMVAEESTAWPGVSRPTHLGGLGFGFKWNMGWMHDTLHYLAHEPVHRSYHHNEMTFSLVYAWSENFVLPLSHDEVVHGKGSLWSRMPGDAWNKAAGVRSLLAFMWAHPGKQLLFMGGEFGQEQEWSEERSLDWGLLDQPLHQGIRRLLSDLNRVYRSSPALFSADTKPEGFQWIDANDANGNVVSFLRIGEDGSKLACVANFAGTPHHDYRVGLPMAGRWREAVNTDADIYGGSGVGNYGMVEAAPSPWHGMPASAVLQLPPAGVLWLTPE
- a CDS encoding protein kinase domain-containing protein, coding for MTGEGELLAGRYRLLSRIGRGSMGVVWQARDERLDRIVAVKELVLGDGVGDEAAQQAVRRAVREGRLAARLRHPHAITVHDVVEHDGKPCLVMEFLPSQSLAALAAEAETSGERGGLATGGGARSVDPGVLAAGGGARSVDPGVLAAGRGARSVDPGGLAAGRGARSVDPGGLAAGGGARFADPGGLSAGGGARSLDPGALSAGRPGFSGESGGSSSDPAGRLPIPVGWLLALMGGPSIPAARLPTVAGRLPVPVGWLPRTGRGPSTLVRCLPSTGR
- a CDS encoding cellulose binding domain-containing protein — protein: MDEVGEALTAVAAGKPVPPPRDPTLLLPTRRGPSRRLLVAGVSAVALVAAGVLIGSVINGADRPASAGAAPATTAQVPPSRATPPNPAQPSVPPSRATPSRATPPNPAQSSGASAGTSTAAAPVCTASYRVTNAWPDGYQVEVTVRNEDGRGVTGWAVSWQLPPTHTIVNLWGGIPTRAGSTVTVTDAGYNAVLAANGTTSFGFIASTSGDGPAQPDLSCSRS
- the treS gene encoding maltose alpha-D-glucosyltransferase; protein product: MDEEPRPDAALGLDGVPHTGEAMTAEGMLVEPQADDFRSAEQAPSNPMWFKGAVFYEVLVRAFTDSNGDGTGDLRGLAGRLDYLEWLGVDCLWLPPFYASPLRDGGYDISDFRAVLPEFGTVEDFVYLLDEAHKRGIRVITDLVLNHTSDMHPWFQQSRSDPDGPYGDFYVWSDDDSRYADARIIFVDTETSNWTYDPVRGQFYWHRFFTHQPDLNYENPAVQEAMIDVLRFWLNLGIDGFRLDAVPYLYEQEGTNCENLPRTHEFLKECRKVVDDEYPGRVLLAEANQWPSDVVEYFGDPATGGDECHMAFHFPLMPRIFMAVRRESRFPISEILAQTPKIPDNAQWGIFLRNHDELTLEMVSDEERDYMYAEYAKDPRMKANIGIRRRLAPLLENDRNQLELFTAMLLSLPGSPVLYYGDEIGMGDNIWLGDRDAVRTPMQWTPDRNAGFSVCDPGRIYLPVIMDPIYGYQAINVEAQRDSASSLLNWTRRMIEVRKQHHAFAEGEFVELGGSNPSVLAYKRTWVRPDGRLDVVLCVNNLSRFPQPVELNLAEHEGCTPMELTGGVLFPDIGELPYLLTLPGHGFYWFQLLDEDAKARRGD
- a CDS encoding maltokinase N-terminal cap-like domain-containing protein is translated as MNDSAELIESLVRELPRWLPTQRWFGGKDRPITAVRAMSRTTLLEGDPLLLHLIVEVRQDDRTAPYQLLVASREQLPEYLGSSWLGTEQGRPCYEASGDADVTGRLLDLIAEGAQLGSLKFEHEPGAEVTGGLRGRPITSEQSNTSLVYGSQYILKLFRKLSPGENPDVRLHRALQEQGSEHIAPLLGSITGELDGEPTTVGMLQKFVTDAVDGWAMATTSVRDLMADPELPPDQVGGDFAGESQRLGQAVATVHNDLRRALGEQLADAEELDRTVKGMTDRLDAVIEVVPQLGEHAPALRAAFEKVREVEGPVPMQFIHGDLHLGQVLRTVTGWLLLDFEGEPAAPVRERSALRSPLRDVAGMLRSFDYAAHQMLVGQPDDPKLTERALEWARRNRTSFCDGYAKNAGDSIGDPRSHAHLLRALELDKAVYEVAYEHANRPEWLSVPLASIARMSSGGE
- a CDS encoding SDR family oxidoreductase; its protein translation is MDLHLRGKRALVTGASAGIGAATAEALAEEGCALHLAARGKSKLDELAEKLRSAHEVEVHVHAADLRDPADLAGLADAVPELDILVNNAGDIPGGGLDTVDEATWRHAWELKVFGYVNLSRLVYARMKERGRGVIVNNIGASGERFDFDYIAGSSGNAALMAFTRALGSRSLREGVRVVGVNPGPVETERIVKLMKTRADRQFGDENRYEEFMSSLPLGRPAKPREIADLIAFLASGRSAYTTGVIVTVDGGISAG